TGTCCACTCCTAGTGGCCTGGCAGCACTTTGGGGGAGCCCAGGTGAAGTCAGTGCTGTGTCTTGGGAGGGTCACAGGATGAGGACACAGGTTCCccatcccttcctgctcccagtaACCATCCCAGTGTGGCAAAttgcagccccagagctctgcaggtaCAGCCTTTGGGACAGAGGGATGAGGGATGTCCCAGTCCCTCAGAGCCACTTTTTGGTCACCTCCTTGCAGCATTGTGGTGGCATTCCAGGCAGCTGGAATGAGCTGGGGTCTGTTCCTGCCTCAcccctctctgtgctctgctccgTGGCCTCTGGCCACACAATCTGCAGCTTCTCGGTGTTGAGCAAATGAATTTGGAAGGGACAAAAAGTACCTTAACCTGGAGCTGGTGTGAACAGTTTCCGCTCTGGGTTCCTGCAGGTCCCTTGGCCTGTGGCTGACGCCCTCAGTCGTTCCCTGTTTCTCCTCAAAATCCCTCCCATGGCTGGAGTTCAGCCcctggagatgctccagggcagctgcagtgtCTCCtctctcccaaagcagcccgtgGGTTTACAATCACTCCCAGCTCTTTAGTTACACACTTTCCTTGTCTTTCCCTGGTTTATGATCTGGAGGCAAACTGGCACAAGCCCTCaatccctgctgcctctcccaagTTCTCTGAGGAGCCATGAAATTATAAAGATACCTTTTGTGGTGCCAGCCAGGCTTTCCACACAAGTTTTAACCAGATATTTAACAATTTCAGCACGACTGGGAGCAGTTCTCTGTATCCCTGCAGTGAACTTTCCATCCTTTGTGTGGTTTGTGCTTCCCCTCCAGGAACTCTGGTGTTGCCTGTCCCTGACCTGCAGTTCTTCCCTCCctttgggtttattttcctgggatttATTAACATAACTTCTTTGGTTTGGCGTCTCAAgttgtgctgagctctgcttttctctctcagtCAGATTCAGAGGAAGATGAACCGgccaagaagaaaaacactctTCAGGTAAATAACGAGGGCACTTGCTTCAACAATTGTCACAGGAAAAAGTGTTTGGTTCTTGTGTAAATTATCCACTCTGATCACCTCATGGCTTTACGGATATTCCTAAAATTCCATAGGTTTTCAAGTCCTTTTTATTGCCCCCCACATGAATAAAACATcaacataaataaattttttaccCTTAAAAATACTGCCCTACCTTTTACACCTTTCCTAAAACTCTCTGATTTTAAGAATTCCCACGCATTCTGTTGGGCTCTTTCACCAATTTAAGTCTTGGCTAAAGAGGCATTAATTTGGGAATTGGGCAGATATTTGCAAGCACATTTCCCTTCAAAACCCCCCTGGCTTTCTGTGCAGGGTATTCAGAGTGGCCAAGTGGTGAGAAGTGTTAGAACTGGGGGGATGattggaaaggaaaagtgaataatctccctcttttctttctgggaTCCGTTTGTCCCCACTGCTCACCTTGTGTAAATCATCCTCTCTGATCACCTCGTGGCTTTAGGGATATTCCTGAAATCCTGTGGGCCTTCAAATCCTTTCTTTTGGGCAATTTCACCAATTGAAATCTTGGCTAAAGAGGCGTTAATTTGGGAATTGGGCAGGTATTTGCACCATTAATTTcccttcaaaaaaaccccctggCTTTTTATGTGGTGTATTCAGAGTGGCCAAGAGGTAAGAAACCCACAAGAAGTGTTAGAACTGGGGGGATGGttggaaaggaaaagtgaataatctccctcttttctttctgggaTCCATTTGTCCCCACTGCTCGCCTTGTGTAAATCATCCTCTCTCGTGGCTTTAGGGATATTCCTGAAATCCTGTGGGCCTTCAAATCCTTTCTTTTGGGCAATTTCACCAATTGAAATCTTGGCTAAAGAGGCATTAATTTGGGAATTGGGCAGGTATTTACACCATTAATTTCCCTTCAAAAAACCCCCCTGGCTTTTTATGCGGTGTATTTAGAGTGGCAAGCAGGGAGAAACCCACAAGAAGTGTTAGAACTGGGGGGGATGATTGGCAGGAAGTCATGAAAAGTGAATAAtctccctcttttctctctgggaTCCGTTTGTGCTGCGTGGACGTCACCAGGGACGCGGCGAGGGCTCCGGCTTGTCCGCTTTGCTTCCTCAGCCCAAGAACACGCCCGTGAAAGAGACCAATCGCTTACTCCTGCCCTACGCCTTctccaggaaggcaggagagaacTCCTCCGACTCCAAGCCTGCCAAGGCGCCGAGCTCCTCCAAATCCAAAGCCGTGCCCAAGGCGGCCGTGCCCACAACTCCGTCCCCGTCGGCCATCAAAGCCGCGGCCAAGAGCGCGGCGCTGCAGGTAACCAAGCAGATCacgcaggaggaggaggacagcGACGAGGAGGTGCAGCCAGAGAACTACTTCTCCTTGTCCGACAGGAGCGAGCCCGGCGCCGCGGGCACCGAGCCCTTCCTGTACCCGGGCACGGCGGGCTCGGAGGAGCCTCCTCCCGGCACGGAGCCGGAGCCGCACTTCCAGGACGCGGCCGCTAACGCCCCTCTGGAGTTCAAGACGGGCGTGGGCTCCAGCGGagttcagcacagctgggcacccAAAGCCGGCGAGGACTACGGCAGCCAGCCCTACGGGCACTTCCCCCCGGCCTACGGCGAGCCCGGGGGCTACTACCAGGTGAGttcccctggggctgctgccaggagggtTCCCCGGGGCTACTACCAGGTGAATtcccctgggggctgctgccaggagggtTCCCCGGGGCTACTACCAGGTGAGttcccctggggctgctgccaggagggtTCCCCGGGGCTACTACCAGGTGAATtcccctgggggctgctgccaggagggtTCCCCGGGGCTACTACCAGGTGAATtcccctgggggctgctgccaggtgggtttcccccaggggctgctgtcaGGTGGGTTCCCTGGGGATACTACCAGGTGGGTtctcctgggggctgctgccaggtggGTTtctcctgggggctgctgccagaaGGATTCCCTAGGGATACAACCAGGAGGATtcccctgggggctgctgccaggtggATTCCCCGGGGATACAACCAGGAGGATtcccctgggggctgctgccaggtggATTCCCCGGGGATACAACCAGGAGGATtcccctgggggctgctgccaggtggGTTCCCCTGGGGGCTGCTACCAGGTGGGTTCCCAGGTGCTGCTACCAGGAGGGTTCCCCTGGGGGCTGCTACCAGGAGGGTTTCCCTAGGGATACTACCAGGAGGGTTCccgggggctgctgccaggtggGTGTGCTGGCCAGAGGTGAGgggaagggctctgagcaactcCTTGAGTGAGTGGCTCAAGTTGGTTACTGGTTGCTGCTGGGAGTGCAGCCTGTGTGAAATAcctgggacacagggcagggaatgcAGCCTGTGTGAAATACCTGGGACACAGGGCAAGGAATGCAGCCTGTGTGAAATAcctgggacacagggcagggaatgcAGCCTGTGTGAAATACCTGGGACACAGGGCAAGGAATGCAGCCTGGGTGAAATAcctgggacacagggcagggaatgcAGCCTGTGTGAAATAcctgggacacagggcagggaatgcAGCCTGGGTGAAGTAcctgggacacagggcagggaatgcAGCCTGTGTGAGCCACCTGGGCAGGTAATCCAGCCTGTGTGAACCactgggacacagggcagggagtcCAGCCCGAGCTATCTGGCACAGGGAGCCACAGCACTGGGCACAAGGGCGTTCCTACAGCTTGAGAGCTGCAGATGCTCTTTGCTGGCCAGATGTTTGACAGCTGCACTCCTGTGAAAGTGCCCTGGATGTGAGGGTGCAGAGTCAGGGCTCACTGGAGCTGGTGTCTGAGCCCAGGTTGTTTCTAATAAttctaagaaataaaattctaataaatagaatcccagactggtttgggttgggagggaccttaaagcccacccagacccagcccctgccatgggcagggacaccttccactatcccaggttgcttcaagccctgtccaacctggcatTGAGCACTTCAAGGGATGGGCcagccagagcttctctgggcaccttgggcctcactgccctcacagggaacaattccttcccaatatcccacccacccctgccctctggcagtgggaagccattccccttgtcctgtcactccagccCCTTGTGAAAAGCCCCTCAGGGCATTTCTTGGTTTGTCCCTCTGATGGAATCAGCCCAAGGGGCAGTCCGTGGCTCGTGATGCTCCAGGATTGCTCTTATGCCAAACtggtttccttttccctgccaggATTACTACAGCAGTGGCTACTACCCCGAGGTGGAGCCAGCCCAGGCCTCGCCGCAGGAGCCCAGCACCGACTCCTCCTTCATCGACGACGAAGCGGTTGGCACTCGATTTTCTGTCCCCCCGTGGAATTTGGCTTTGAGCTCTGCCGGAGCACAGGAGCCTCTTGGCAGCCAcgctgctgccccagcacagcctgggcttcCAGGGGCTTGGGCTGGCTGCTTCTTCTGGGGGGCCTCGTGCTGTGTTGTGGGCACGTGtgggctcctgctccagctgggttTCCTGCAGGCCTGATAAGTCCAGAAAAAAGCAAttgttgaggttggaaaaggcctccagGACcatcagccagcactgccaaggctgccactaaaccatgtcccccagtgccacatccacgtggCTTTTAAATCCTTCTGGGGGTGGGGACTTCACCACTgtgctgggcagcctgtgccagggctggacagccctCTGGGGGTGGGAATTTTCCCTGTATCTAACCTCAtcttcccctggcacaacttgaggccattttctcttgtcctgtcgctgttccctgggagcagagctcactggctgtcccctcctgtcagggagttgtgcagagccacaaggtcccccctgagcctccttttccccacgCTGAGCCCGCTCAGCCTcccctggtgctccagccccttccccagctttgtttgcttctctggacatgctccagctcctcagtctCTTTCTTGGAGGCCCCAAATTGACCCTGGGATTGGaggtgcctcagcagtgccagcacaggggatgggcactgcctgggagcaggagcaaatgctgctttctgcataggaaaatgaaattacaaCCTTCATGCTGAGTAGATTTAGATACTCCGATGTACAGCACGCTGAAATGCTCCAGAAGATCCAAACCCTGTTTGCTGTGCCTCGTGCCAGGCCAGCgctgggtgcagctgcagctcttctgttCTTCCTGCAGTTCAAACGTCTGCAGGGCAAGCGGAATCGGGGGAGGGAAGAGATCAACTTCGTGGACATCAAAGGTGACGACCAGCTGAGCGGGGCCCAGCAGTGGCTGACCAAATCCTTGACGGAGGAGAAGACCATGAAGTCATTCAGCAAGGTGGGTGCAGGGAGAGGGCTGTGCTTGGAGCCTCTGCTCAGTGCCCACAtcagccccagctggagctgtgctgggcgCTGGGCCCTCACCAGGGAGGGTGAATAATGGCATGTGAGACACCATAGAGGGTGGGGTCTCATGCCCAGGgttggggtgaccccgaaagatggaaaagtctctcctccaagaaagactcagcagtcctctgttgtctgttctcaaggttgtttattgttagTTATCtcaaagattcttctccctgaactgctgtggcccgttcagcaggtcagacaaaggcacactgccctcccagggggctgctgccatcttttatatcacacattacgtgttacatgtttataccttttccccaatgcctactatctatattgaatggtgactttctactc
This window of the Motacilla alba alba isolate MOTALB_02 chromosome 25, Motacilla_alba_V1.0_pri, whole genome shotgun sequence genome carries:
- the PRCC gene encoding proline-rich protein PRCC, which codes for MSLVAYASSEEDSDAEEPAGEEEEAAASPPAEQPSSRGLFAALPPPRAPAVPPAFLMGPPPTVSGFGSAPPGQAGTQSPSEPAVSGDGAAESPRPRGLLLPPPRNAAAAAAPLSPPPAASPGAGLGLPKPKKRTEPVRIAAPELHKGDSDSEEDEPAKKKNTLQGRGEGSGLSALLPQPKNTPVKETNRLLLPYAFSRKAGENSSDSKPAKAPSSSKSKAVPKAAVPTTPSPSAIKAAAKSAALQVTKQITQEEEDSDEEVQPENYFSLSDRSEPGAAGTEPFLYPGTAGSEEPPPGTEPEPHFQDAAANAPLEFKTGVGSSGVQHSWAPKAGEDYGSQPYGHFPPAYGEPGGYYQDYYSSGYYPEVEPAQASPQEPSTDSSFIDDEAFKRLQGKRNRGREEINFVDIKGDDQLSGAQQWLTKSLTEEKTMKSFSKKKGDQPTGQQRRKHQITYLIHQAKERELELKNTWSENKLSRRQTQAKYGF